Proteins from a genomic interval of Amycolatopsis sp. cg13:
- a CDS encoding alkaline phosphatase family protein, whose protein sequence is MFRKRIVAAVATAILGAATAAQPASAAATVPTFDHVVLVMFENESSTSIDSTTAPYFASLAAQGANFTDSHALTHPSQPNYVALFSGDTQGVTDDTCPQNLGAVDNLGSQLAGAGKTFTGYSESMPSDGYTGCSSGEYRRKHNSWVDFSNVPASSNLRYSQFPSDYSQLPSVSFVTPNMCNDMHDCSVGTGDTWLKNNLDGYAQWAKTHNSLLIVTFDEDEGTSTNQIYTSFTGAHVKQGDYSETINHYTVLRTMEAANGLPGIANAANETPITDAWQ, encoded by the coding sequence GTGTTCCGCAAGCGGATCGTGGCCGCCGTCGCGACGGCAATTCTCGGTGCGGCAACCGCCGCCCAACCCGCCTCAGCAGCGGCGACCGTGCCCACCTTCGACCACGTCGTGCTCGTGATGTTCGAGAACGAGTCGTCGACGTCGATCGACTCGACCACCGCGCCTTACTTCGCCTCGCTCGCCGCGCAGGGAGCGAACTTCACCGACTCTCACGCGCTTACCCACCCGAGCCAGCCGAACTACGTCGCGCTGTTCTCCGGCGACACCCAGGGCGTCACCGACGACACCTGCCCGCAAAACCTCGGCGCGGTGGACAACCTCGGTTCGCAGCTCGCCGGCGCGGGGAAGACCTTCACCGGTTACTCGGAGTCCATGCCGTCCGACGGCTACACCGGCTGCTCGTCCGGCGAGTACCGGCGCAAGCACAACAGCTGGGTCGACTTCTCGAACGTGCCCGCGTCGAGCAACCTGCGCTACTCGCAGTTCCCGTCGGACTACTCACAGCTGCCCAGCGTTTCGTTCGTGACGCCGAACATGTGCAACGACATGCACGACTGCTCGGTCGGCACCGGCGACACCTGGCTGAAGAACAACCTCGACGGCTACGCACAGTGGGCCAAGACGCACAACAGCCTGCTGATCGTGACGTTCGACGAGGACGAAGGCACCTCGACGAACCAGATCTACACCAGCTTCACCGGCGCGCACGTGAAGCAAGGCGACTACTCGGAGACGATCAACCACTACACCGTGCTGCGCACCATGGAGGCCGCCAACGGTCTCCCCGGCATCGCCAACGCGGCGAACGAAACGCCGATCACCGACGCCTGGCAGTGA
- a CDS encoding NBR1-Ig-like domain-containing protein, producing MGDGQSAAEVLSAELAALRARAGNPSFRKMADRSGQISHTTLHEAVRGTRFPSWDTTREFVRACDADEQQWRRRWEELKGVPPEIPTAEVAIVNTAAEPVLITSEPVAPEKPRRRKYALAAVAFVVVLLAAVAAIVVPKLTSGTMVDVGARLPGDNSEFVGDVTVPDGTVIHVGETVQKVWELKNTGSVAWHQRYLQRMDLPPAPGSCRTPDRVLIGDTPPGDHVMVSVPLTASPAPGRCWIGWKMVDAKGAEFFSTRRPVYVLVTVVS from the coding sequence ATGGGCGACGGGCAATCTGCCGCCGAGGTGCTCTCCGCGGAACTCGCCGCACTGCGCGCGCGGGCCGGGAATCCGTCGTTCCGCAAGATGGCTGACCGCTCCGGGCAGATCTCGCATACCACGTTGCACGAGGCGGTTCGCGGCACCCGGTTCCCGTCGTGGGACACCACGCGCGAGTTCGTCCGGGCCTGCGACGCGGACGAACAGCAGTGGCGGCGACGCTGGGAAGAGCTGAAGGGCGTGCCGCCGGAGATCCCCACGGCCGAGGTCGCGATCGTCAACACGGCGGCGGAACCGGTGCTGATCACCTCGGAACCGGTCGCCCCGGAGAAGCCCCGCCGCCGCAAATACGCGCTGGCCGCGGTCGCGTTCGTCGTCGTGCTGCTCGCCGCCGTCGCCGCGATCGTGGTGCCGAAGCTGACCAGCGGCACCATGGTCGACGTCGGCGCGCGCCTCCCCGGCGACAACTCCGAGTTCGTCGGCGACGTGACCGTGCCCGACGGCACTGTGATCCACGTCGGCGAGACCGTCCAGAAGGTGTGGGAGCTGAAGAACACCGGCTCGGTCGCCTGGCATCAGCGGTATCTGCAGCGGATGGATCTGCCGCCGGCCCCTGGCTCGTGCCGCACCCCGGACCGGGTGCTGATCGGCGACACCCCGCCCGGGGACCACGTGATGGTGAGCGTTCCGCTGACCGCCTCGCCCGCGCCGGGGCGCTGCTGGATCGGCTGGAAGATGGTCGACGCGAAGGGCGCGGAGTTCTTCTCGACCCGCCGCCCGGTGTATGTACTGGTGACCGTCGTCTCCTGA
- a CDS encoding NAD(P)H-dependent oxidoreductase, translating to MNVLWIYAHPDPASLNGALRDEGVTTLRDLGHDVRESDLYAMRWNPIVDEIATVPEDVRIEHEKLDWADTVVVQFPLWWADTPAILKGWFDRVFVQGYGYDYRDETGHTLRYGNGVLAGKRAMVIVTAGAHEDSLGPRGAHGSLDDLLFNVQHATLFYTGMTVLPPLKVTGTNRMTPEKFDCVAERLRKRLHSVETTDPLPYRTQDGGDYDRRLVLLPEVAPGQTGYAVHLTA from the coding sequence ATGAACGTCTTGTGGATCTACGCCCACCCCGACCCCGCCTCGCTCAACGGCGCACTCCGCGACGAGGGTGTCACGACGCTGCGCGATCTCGGCCATGACGTGCGCGAATCCGATCTCTACGCGATGCGCTGGAACCCGATCGTCGACGAGATCGCGACCGTGCCCGAGGACGTCCGGATCGAACACGAGAAACTCGACTGGGCGGACACCGTCGTCGTCCAGTTCCCGCTCTGGTGGGCGGACACGCCGGCCATCCTGAAGGGCTGGTTCGACCGCGTTTTCGTGCAGGGATACGGCTACGACTACCGCGACGAAACCGGTCACACTCTGCGCTACGGCAACGGCGTGCTGGCCGGGAAACGCGCGATGGTCATCGTCACCGCCGGGGCGCACGAGGACAGCCTCGGCCCGCGCGGCGCGCACGGTTCGCTGGACGATCTGCTGTTCAACGTCCAGCACGCCACGCTCTTCTACACCGGCATGACGGTCCTGCCGCCGCTCAAGGTGACCGGCACGAACCGGATGACGCCGGAGAAGTTCGACTGCGTCGCCGAGCGGCTGCGCAAACGTTTGCACTCCGTGGAAACGACCGATCCGCTGCCCTATCGCACGCAGGACGGCGGCGACTACGACCGGCGGCTCGTCCTGCTGCCCGAGGTCGCCCCAGGTCAGACGGGGTACGCGGTACACCTGACGGCTTGA
- a CDS encoding GlxA family transcriptional regulator, whose translation MAVFRHPERHKVAVLVRHGMLVMELGIVHRLFGQAKSADGERLYEVVTCTPEPGDIRTDSDFTIPVAQGPEAVAEADTVIVPASSLEYEPTGRQLTPQLKHAMSLVCPDSRIASICTGAYVLAAMGLLDGRRATTHWRSACEFQLEYPRVQLDPDVLYTEDGNVFTSAGVASGIDLCLHMIRRDFGATVANEVARGTVVSPHREGGQAQFIRRPVPEPRSSSTSAARAWALEHLDQPITLRDLAVRESMSTRTFTRRFRDEVGMSALQWLTQQRVERARQLLEESELPVDRVAAACGFGTAASLRQHLQAALGVSPSAYRTTFRRPA comes from the coding sequence ATGGCTGTTTTTCGTCATCCGGAGCGGCACAAGGTCGCGGTGCTGGTGCGGCACGGCATGCTCGTGATGGAGCTCGGCATCGTCCACCGGCTGTTCGGCCAGGCCAAATCCGCGGACGGCGAGCGGTTGTACGAGGTCGTCACCTGCACGCCGGAGCCCGGCGACATCCGCACCGATTCGGACTTCACCATCCCGGTCGCGCAGGGTCCCGAGGCGGTCGCCGAGGCCGACACGGTGATCGTGCCCGCGTCGTCGCTCGAGTACGAGCCCACCGGACGGCAGCTGACCCCGCAGCTCAAGCACGCGATGAGCCTGGTGTGCCCGGACAGCCGGATCGCCTCGATCTGCACCGGCGCGTACGTGCTCGCCGCGATGGGCCTGCTCGACGGCCGCCGCGCGACCACGCACTGGCGTTCGGCGTGCGAGTTCCAGCTCGAATACCCGCGCGTGCAGCTCGACCCGGACGTGCTCTACACCGAGGACGGCAACGTCTTCACCTCGGCGGGCGTCGCGTCCGGCATCGACCTCTGCCTGCACATGATCCGCCGCGACTTCGGCGCGACGGTCGCCAACGAGGTCGCCCGCGGCACGGTCGTTTCGCCGCATCGCGAGGGCGGTCAGGCACAGTTCATCCGCCGTCCGGTACCGGAGCCGCGGTCGTCGTCCACCTCGGCCGCGCGGGCATGGGCGCTGGAGCATCTCGACCAGCCGATCACGCTGCGCGACCTGGCGGTGCGCGAGTCGATGAGCACGCGGACGTTCACCCGGCGGTTCCGGGACGAGGTCGGGATGTCGGCGCTGCAGTGGCTGACCCAGCAGCGAGTGGAGCGCGCGCGGCAGTTGCTGGAGGAATCGGAGCTGCCGGTGGACCGGGTCGCCGCGGCGTGCGGATTCGGGACGGCGGCGTCGCTGCGCCAGCACCTGCAAGCCGCGCTCGGGGTTTCGCCGAGCGCCTACCGGACGACGTTCCGCCGGCCGGCCTGA
- a CDS encoding SRPBCC domain-containing protein, whose product MAILRTTPGGRPSVKLERTLAHPPEKVWRAVTSPEELAHWFPAAVSLPETPVPGGKITFTFTETGDVSDGEILGYRPPEVFEFTWNSDLIRIEVSPDGAGSKLAFTHVFNRGEPDIALLGAGRHVTGWVACLDSLEATLDGREPEMPTDWHARMVHYIEEFGLEDGEVLDGGTIRFRRDLVWPPAEDVWNRLPQPEDGAEVLESRSPEVLAYTWLHDGKPAGRVRWEVTADPLDGVRVELTQTVPAELADQLPDLLTARHEQLNALFAGTFKVELEPWSAERRAEIRKRYS is encoded by the coding sequence ATGGCGATCCTGCGAACCACTCCTGGCGGACGACCGAGCGTGAAACTCGAACGGACCCTGGCGCATCCGCCGGAGAAGGTGTGGCGCGCGGTCACGTCGCCGGAAGAGCTGGCGCATTGGTTCCCGGCGGCCGTCTCACTGCCGGAGACCCCGGTGCCGGGCGGGAAGATCACGTTCACCTTCACCGAAACCGGAGACGTCAGCGATGGCGAGATTCTCGGTTACCGGCCGCCGGAAGTCTTCGAGTTCACCTGGAACTCGGACCTGATCCGGATCGAGGTGTCGCCCGACGGCGCGGGCAGCAAGCTCGCCTTCACGCACGTTTTCAACCGCGGCGAACCGGACATCGCGCTGCTCGGCGCGGGACGGCACGTCACCGGTTGGGTCGCCTGCCTGGATTCCCTCGAAGCCACGCTGGACGGCCGGGAGCCGGAGATGCCGACCGACTGGCACGCGCGGATGGTGCACTACATCGAGGAATTCGGTCTGGAGGACGGCGAAGTCCTGGACGGCGGGACGATCCGCTTCCGCCGCGACCTGGTCTGGCCGCCTGCCGAGGACGTCTGGAATCGGTTGCCCCAGCCGGAAGACGGGGCGGAGGTGCTGGAGTCGCGGTCGCCGGAGGTGCTGGCCTACACCTGGCTGCACGACGGGAAACCGGCCGGGCGCGTGCGGTGGGAAGTGACCGCGGACCCGCTGGACGGCGTGCGGGTGGAGCTGACCCAGACCGTTCCGGCGGAGCTAGCTGATCAGCTGCCGGACTTGCTGACGGCGCGGCATGAGCAGCTGAACGCGTTGTTCGCCGGGACGTTCAAGGTGGAGCTGGAGCCGTGGTCGGCGGAGCGTCGGGCCGAGATCAGGAAGCGGTACAGCTAG